The Sorangiineae bacterium MSr11954 DNA segment ATCGCAACCTTGCAACGTGGCGAAGCGGACACAATCGCAATTTCTCGATAAGAACAAGTACGGCTTCGCTGGCATGAGCCTCGCTAATACGTATCTCGGCATCGCTTAGAGGCTCTCCCCCCCCGGGCCCTATGTGGTGCCTTTTTCTTTTTGTGCGTCGGGCACCGGGGCGGCCACTCGCGCCATCCGCGTGGATCGCGCCATCGTCGCGCGGCAGCCATTACGCAGCAGCTCGACGGCGCAAACGTACCCGAAGGTCGCGCGGATTCATCGTGAACTTCAGCACCTCTTCGATGTCGCGCGGGCTGGTGCGCACGATCTCGAAATTTCGAAAGATCATGGCGAGCGCGACGCGCATTTCCAAGAGCGCGAGGGTGCGCCCGGGGCAGATTCTCGGCCCCGAGCCGAAGGGCGCGTACGCCGACGTATCGTGGGCGTCGATGGAGTCCGACTGTGCGAGCCAGCGCTCGGGCCGGAACGATTCGGGATCGGCGAAGTTTTCGGCATCACGCGCGGCCGGCCGCACCAGGACCCACGTCGCCGTGCCTTTTGGCAATGCGAGATCGCCTAGGACGACATCCGTGTTGGCCTCCATGAACATCGATGGAACCACCGGACGAAGCCGCATCACCTCGTTTGCAATCGCAGTCGCGTAAACCAGGCGGCCGGCGGTCTCGATGCTCTCCGGCATGGCGTCATCGCCCAGCGCGCGATCCAGCTCTTTGCGGAGAGATGCCACCACGTCCGGGCGATCGCAGATCTCGTGAATCGCCCACGCGAGGGTGTTCGCGGTCGTATCTTGCCCGCCAGCGAGGATTTGCAGCGCGTTGCCGAGAATGACTTCGTTGGAGAACGGCTGCCCGGCATCGTCGCGCGCGCAGATCATGGCCTCGAGAAAGTTTTGTGGCTGTTCGGCGCGCCCGGGATCCTCGGCGATTCGTTCGCGCGCGGCGTCGACCAAGCGGGAGATCCAGGGGAAGACTTGTCCGATGATGCGTTCCAGTTTGCGATCGGCAGGGAGCCGCACGAATCGCCAATAGGGAAATGGCGCGATGAGCCGGCGGTTCACGGCGTCGAACACTTCGTCGAATTGGCGGGGTGAAATTTCACCGCGGCGCTCACCGCCATCGCCTCCTTCGAGCGCGTTGACGTCGTACCCGAAGGCGAGCCGAGTCATGACGTCGACGAGAAAGCGTTGCAGATCGTGGGTCACGTGCACTTCGCGACCGGCATCCGCGGCGCGCGACCAGCGGGTGTGCAGGCGCTGGACGACGCCTTTGAGCGTCGGATAGAAGCTCTTCAGATGGCGATGCGAGAGCGCCTCCATGGTGAGCCTTCGCAGTGAACGCCATGGTTTTCCTTCGGCGGACAACACGCCCGGCGCGCCGATTTCTTCGAACACCGGCGCGAAGGTGCTCATGCGCCGGTAATTCTCCGGGCGCTCCCGCAAGACCTTCTGTACGAGCGCAGGCTCGGATACGACGACGACGTCGCGCGTGCCAAGGCGAAATCGGAATAGCGAGCCATACGTCGCCTCCCAGCCTTCCAGCACGCGATGCAACTGCGACGGATCGAGGGACAAGAGATTGCCGAGGAGCGGCAACCCCGGCGGTCCGGGGAGCGATTGCACGGACCTCGTGTGGGCCAAGGAGGCAGCCGGCGCCGCCGTTCGGAGCGCGCGAAGATCCGCGTAGACGATCCCATTGCGCACCTGGGATGGGCAAGCGCGAAGGCATTGCGGCCCGCCCAAGCGCCGGCCCGACTCCACGTCGAATCGCCAGCGATGATTGCGGCACACGAGCTCTCGTCCGTTCCGCTCGCCTTCGCCCAACAGGGCGCCTTGATGCGGACAACGGCCTTCGAAAACCTTCAATCCCGTATCGGTGTGGAACGCAACCAAATCCACACCGTCGGCCGACAAGGCAACGGGCTCCTCGCCGCGAAGCTCCCCCAGCCGGGCTATGGGCGTCGAGACCTCCGGGCGAGGCCGCTCCTCGGCCATGGGACCGACAGACGGTTGTCGGCCGTTCGACGCTTTCTCTTCAAACATGAGCGCTCTCCTTCTTGGTCCCCTGGAGCCATGCGACCCCACGGCGCACGCGTCGCACGGTGCTGCTCACGCGCGGAAAGCTCGCTTCACCGATTTGGCGGATCAGGCCGAGCATGTCGGTACAATCCCAGAGCTCGACGAATTTGCCATTTTGCACGCGGTATTGCGGGTGGGCGATGACATCGATCCGATGGCCCGATGGGCCGACTCCGAAATAGCGGCCAGCGTAGGTTCCCGAGCAGACGAGGCGCGATGCGAGCATTCCGTTCGCGTACACGAAGGTCTCCGGAACGAGCCGGCAGTCGGAGAACGTGTCGAGCAAGGCTGCGGCCGCGGCCTTTACACCGGCGAAGTCGAGAGCTCCGGGAAAGGGTGGGTGAACGACCAGGTCTTTCGAAAAGAAACGGTCGAGCTCTCGGATCTGGCGGCGATGGTACACGGTATCGAGGTAATCGAGATAGAACGCGCGTGCGCTTTCGGTGTCCATGACAGGATCCGTTTGTATGGGGTGAACGCTCACGATGCCACTTCGACGGAGAGATTTCGGTCGGGCTCCACGAGCGCACGTAGCCAGCTTTGCGGCGCATGCAGCATGGCCACGTACGCGCAATCGAAGATGAAGATCGCCGCGAACAAGAAATCCATGAGCGAGACGTTCGGCAGGTGAGGATTGCACCAATGCACCAGGAAGTGACCATGTACTGCCGAAAAGACCGAGCCGACCAACTTGAGCCATCCGGCGGTGATGGATATACCGCGCCGATGGCCCTGAGCGATCCTCGAGAGGAACATGAGGATGAAGGCAATGCTCATGATCAACACGATCACATAGCTGATGACGATACCAACGACATCTTGATACATCGATACGAACGCGTACTGGCCCGTGAGCCCGAGGATCAACAAGAATCCGACCATCGGTCGGTAGAACCGCCGGCGCAGGGGGACCGTCTGCAACGCAGGGCCGTACCGCAAAAGTTGCCACAAAATCACCACATCGATGACGAGCCACGCTCTTCCGAGAAAGACGAACTGGGGATTCGGGTTGGGAAACGCAAAAACGTCGAGAACTTCCCATGAAAAATTGCAGCAAACCGCGACCATCGGCGCGGCCGGTGCACGATCGCGAAACGCGCGATAAATCCAGGCAAAGTAGACGAACGCCCACAGTACGTATCCGAAGGCCCCGATTATGCTCACCAGCAGCGCAGTGTCGGTGCAGCGCGGGTCCAAATTTTGGAGAGAGTAAAGATCGAATAACATGGATGACCCTCCAATTCACCCCAATACGTCGACATGGTTGGCCAGCAGGTGAGATAGGGCAACCACCGCGAGCTGCATGCGAACCGTGCGAAACGACAGGAGGCGGGCGCTCGCGTACTCTCCGGCGAATGCCCTTACCAGAAACCGAACGTGATTCGGAAGTAGAACGAGGCAGAAGAGGGTCGCGCGCGGCAGAACTCCGATCCACAGGCCGATGGCAAAAAGGATCCAATAAACGGAGAGCAGGACCAGGGAGATCACGGGCGCGCGTCGTACCCCCACCAGCACGGTCGCGGTACGACGGCCGGACGCGGCATCGGACTTCGCATCGATGATGTTGGAAACGACGATCTGCGCCGCATATGGGATGCCGTTCATGCACGCCGTCCACAGAACGACGGGCGTCGTTCGGCCGGTGAGTATCAGAAAAGGCAAGGCCGTGGCCATGGCGGCGCCAAAGATGATCACCACTTCGCCGAGACCGCGGTAGCTCAATTTGAGCCCAAAGGAGTATTGGGTCACGAAGCCGAGCGCGCAGATGAGGAGCACCACCGTTCCGGGTGGGAGATGCGCCAAC contains these protein-coding regions:
- a CDS encoding ester cyclase, coding for MDTESARAFYLDYLDTVYHRRQIRELDRFFSKDLVVHPPFPGALDFAGVKAAAAALLDTFSDCRLVPETFVYANGMLASRLVCSGTYAGRYFGVGPSGHRIDVIAHPQYRVQNGKFVELWDCTDMLGLIRQIGEASFPRVSSTVRRVRRGVAWLQGTKKESAHV
- a CDS encoding prenyltransferase, whose amino-acid sequence is MDTATARACAVESQRETNTMLAAKIGTYSRLLKLNVPELSLYPLTTFGLASTYIGEAQYWIVMLTFLLFSLCCGTLTIVLDDVMGYVDGVDQLAVLGEKRNIAKPLLTGELSLWEAKVAAFAIFSLAMSLVVFWLWLAHLPPGTVVLLICALGFVTQYSFGLKLSYRGLGEVVIIFGAAMATALPFLILTGRTTPVVLWTACMNGIPYAAQIVVSNIIDAKSDAASGRRTATVLVGVRRAPVISLVLLSVYWILFAIGLWIGVLPRATLFCLVLLPNHVRFLVRAFAGEYASARLLSFRTVRMQLAVVALSHLLANHVDVLG
- a CDS encoding cytochrome P450; amino-acid sequence: MFEEKASNGRQPSVGPMAEERPRPEVSTPIARLGELRGEEPVALSADGVDLVAFHTDTGLKVFEGRCPHQGALLGEGERNGRELVCRNHRWRFDVESGRRLGGPQCLRACPSQVRNGIVYADLRALRTAAPAASLAHTRSVQSLPGPPGLPLLGNLLSLDPSQLHRVLEGWEATYGSLFRFRLGTRDVVVVSEPALVQKVLRERPENYRRMSTFAPVFEEIGAPGVLSAEGKPWRSLRRLTMEALSHRHLKSFYPTLKGVVQRLHTRWSRAADAGREVHVTHDLQRFLVDVMTRLAFGYDVNALEGGDGGERRGEISPRQFDEVFDAVNRRLIAPFPYWRFVRLPADRKLERIIGQVFPWISRLVDAARERIAEDPGRAEQPQNFLEAMICARDDAGQPFSNEVILGNALQILAGGQDTTANTLAWAIHEICDRPDVVASLRKELDRALGDDAMPESIETAGRLVYATAIANEVMRLRPVVPSMFMEANTDVVLGDLALPKGTATWVLVRPAARDAENFADPESFRPERWLAQSDSIDAHDTSAYAPFGSGPRICPGRTLALLEMRVALAMIFRNFEIVRTSPRDIEEVLKFTMNPRDLRVRLRRRAAA